A single genomic interval of Christensenellaceae bacterium 44-20 harbors:
- a CDS encoding DUF4080 domain-containing protein has product MKKIVLVGVNAKYTHTNPAIRYLAQYAGHPGVELFECTINQPLDQIAQELAAKDAALYGFSSYIWNIEYIRALAKAVPGIVLLGGPEASSAPEEYLGFADYIIRGEGEEAFRIFADKLERGEDLRQTPSLCYLQDGALRQNPPAPYVSLGSLPIPYENLQEFSGRVLYYESSRGCPFRCAYCLSSLSGGVRFAPVSKVLADLDRFVKAGVMKVKFVDRTFNANPARAREIFAHIIQRGGGTDFHFEIAADLLDEQTCALLERARPGQIQLEIGVQSTHPPTLAAIKRVQDFGYTAKMVRRLARAKNLHLHLDLIAGLPLEGMEQFCRSIDDVMALGAEKVQLGFLKVLKGSKMQEMAEEYGILYHVSAPYEVCQTAQLSGQELAKLHQVEYLLDRTYNSGLFRHVVDYFGRQMGYANFYLQLSEQLEQEEISPRALGEKQMAEVLLRFCQRSGQQMAQEMLRLDLLIKKRRPKLPAALECDAPWKRELFRENSGMLQNLPAGKRAWHYARLEDFALDLCRYIREGEICPGPGRYLFDYTDWSLHDLQTGQETGFGNALPVLPRWEA; this is encoded by the coding sequence ATGAAAAAGATCGTACTTGTGGGCGTCAACGCCAAATATACGCATACGAACCCGGCCATCCGGTACCTGGCGCAGTATGCCGGGCATCCGGGGGTGGAACTGTTTGAATGCACGATCAACCAGCCCTTAGATCAGATAGCGCAGGAGCTTGCGGCCAAAGATGCCGCGCTTTATGGCTTTTCTTCGTATATCTGGAATATCGAATATATCCGGGCTTTGGCCAAGGCTGTGCCTGGCATCGTGCTGCTGGGCGGGCCGGAAGCCTCTTCGGCGCCGGAGGAATACCTGGGCTTTGCGGACTACATCATCCGGGGAGAAGGGGAAGAGGCGTTCCGCATTTTTGCGGACAAGCTGGAGCGAGGCGAGGACCTGCGCCAAACTCCTTCGCTTTGCTATTTGCAGGATGGAGCGCTTCGGCAAAACCCGCCTGCGCCTTATGTGAGCTTGGGCAGCCTGCCCATCCCTTATGAGAATTTGCAGGAGTTTTCGGGCAGAGTGCTCTACTACGAATCCTCCCGGGGCTGCCCGTTCCGATGTGCCTATTGTCTTTCCTCTCTTTCGGGGGGTGTGCGGTTCGCGCCGGTCTCCAAGGTTTTGGCGGATCTCGACCGCTTTGTGAAGGCAGGCGTGATGAAGGTGAAGTTCGTGGACCGAACCTTTAACGCAAATCCGGCCAGAGCCAGAGAGATTTTCGCGCACATCATTCAGCGGGGCGGCGGCACGGATTTTCACTTTGAAATTGCCGCGGATCTATTGGACGAGCAGACCTGCGCCCTGCTGGAGCGTGCGCGCCCCGGGCAGATACAGCTGGAGATCGGCGTGCAGTCCACGCATCCGCCGACGCTTGCCGCCATAAAGCGGGTGCAGGATTTTGGCTATACCGCCAAAATGGTGCGGCGGCTGGCCAGGGCGAAGAACCTGCACCTACACCTGGATCTCATTGCCGGATTGCCGCTGGAGGGGATGGAGCAATTTTGCCGCTCTATCGACGACGTGATGGCGCTGGGGGCGGAGAAAGTGCAGCTGGGATTTTTAAAAGTGCTCAAAGGCTCCAAAATGCAGGAAATGGCCGAGGAATACGGCATTTTATATCACGTTTCGGCGCCCTATGAAGTCTGCCAGACGGCGCAGCTTTCCGGCCAGGAGCTGGCAAAGCTGCATCAAGTGGAATATCTTCTGGATCGAACCTATAATTCCGGGCTGTTCCGGCATGTGGTAGATTATTTCGGCCGGCAGATGGGCTATGCCAATTTCTATTTGCAGCTTTCAGAGCAGCTGGAGCAGGAGGAGATTTCGCCCAGAGCGCTGGGGGAAAAACAGATGGCCGAGGTTTTGCTGCGCTTTTGCCAAAGAAGCGGGCAACAGATGGCGCAGGAGATGCTCCGGCTGGATCTGCTGATCAAAAAGCGCCGGCCAAAACTGCCGGCTGCCCTGGAATGCGACGCGCCCTGGAAGCGGGAGCTTTTCCGCGAAAATTCCGGGATGCTCCAAAACCTGCCTGCGGGCAAGCGAGCCTGGCACTATGCGCGGCTGGAGGATTTTGCACTGGATCTCTGCCGGTATATCAGGGAAGGGGAGATTTGCCCTGGGCCGGGCAGATACCTATTTGACTACACGGACTGGTCGCTTCATGATTTGCAGACGGGGCAGGAGACCGGCTTTGGGAATGCCCTGCCGGTTTTGCCCAGATGGGAAGCATAA
- a CDS encoding sulfite exporter TauE/SafE family protein: protein MEKTSCKKKSWKENKWVRGAFGLGIGLVNGFFGSAGGIFAVQTMEKLGLEEKKSHATSILAILPMSIASGVVYFLGGHIPFDGNTWMLLGGACAGGLIGAMLLGKLKGGIVDAIFTLLILASGVRMLF from the coding sequence ATGGAAAAAACAAGTTGCAAGAAAAAAAGCTGGAAAGAGAATAAATGGGTGCGCGGCGCGTTTGGCCTGGGCATTGGGCTGGTCAACGGTTTCTTTGGCTCGGCGGGCGGCATTTTTGCCGTGCAGACCATGGAGAAGCTGGGCCTGGAGGAGAAGAAAAGCCACGCGACTTCCATTCTGGCCATCCTGCCCATGTCTATCGCCAGCGGAGTGGTCTATTTTCTGGGCGGGCATATCCCCTTTGACGGCAATACGTGGATGCTGCTGGGGGGCGCATGCGCCGGCGGGCTGATCGGGGCAATGCTGCTGGGCAAGCTCAAGGGAGGCATCGTAGATGCGATTTTTACGCTGCTCATTTTGGCTTCAGGTGTGAGGATGCTGTTCTGA
- a CDS encoding TSUP family transporter produces the protein MWFLISGILFGTIAGMGMGGGIILIPVLTVFLGVDQQGAQGLNLLCFLPMAGFALFSHIKHKRVDFSWSIALGLGGLAGSLLGAYLAGLMKNEVLGKIFGGLLILLGGWRAFGQISQMIKKKKRKEGQESPR, from the coding sequence ATGTGGTTTTTAATTTCTGGTATTTTATTTGGGACGATTGCCGGCATGGGCATGGGGGGAGGCATTATCCTCATCCCGGTGCTCACGGTTTTTCTGGGAGTGGATCAGCAGGGAGCCCAGGGGCTCAACCTGCTCTGTTTTCTGCCTATGGCCGGATTTGCGCTTTTCTCGCATATCAAACATAAGCGGGTGGATTTTTCCTGGTCCATTGCGCTGGGGCTGGGCGGCCTGGCCGGCTCGCTCTTGGGCGCCTATCTGGCCGGGCTGATGAAAAACGAGGTGCTGGGCAAAATTTTTGGCGGACTGCTGATTTTGCTGGGCGGCTGGCGCGCCTTTGGGCAGATTTCCCAGATGATAAAGAAGAAAAAGAGAAAAGAAGGGCAGGAAAGCCCGCGCTGA
- a CDS encoding LysM peptidoglycan-binding domain-containing protein: protein MAVLNHIVSQNDTLERLSRMYRVPVCMILRANEGQKNLLRPGRRIAIPFPNFCLEKAQSRASIFEKNRYRVQAGDTLFGIAQKFGTTMQAIMGENKIARPEELGPGREIVVSCPREGFVVYSLKSTDTLEDVALKFDVSERALWRYNDIACGAYPGMQLIIPLGEK from the coding sequence TGTTTTAAACCATATTGTGAGTCAAAATGATACGCTGGAGCGGCTCAGCAGGATGTACCGCGTGCCGGTCTGCATGATTCTGCGCGCGAATGAGGGGCAGAAGAACTTGCTTCGGCCAGGCAGGCGCATTGCGATCCCATTCCCTAATTTTTGCCTGGAAAAAGCGCAGAGCAGGGCATCCATTTTTGAGAAAAACCGCTACCGGGTGCAGGCGGGGGATACGCTTTTTGGCATTGCGCAGAAATTTGGAACGACCATGCAGGCGATCATGGGGGAGAACAAGATTGCCCGGCCGGAGGAGCTTGGGCCAGGCAGGGAGATTGTGGTTTCTTGCCCAAGAGAGGGTTTTGTAGTATACTCATTAAAATCCACAGATACTCTAGAAGATGTGGCGTTAAAATTCGATGTGAGCGAGCGGGCGCTTTGGCGCTATAACGATATCGCCTGCGGCGCGTATCCGGGCATGCAGCTCATCATCCCTTTGGGAGAGAAATGA
- a CDS encoding DUF4203 domain-containing protein, giving the protein MSGIILLLFLVLTSVLCITLCFFGYRHIRLLFTCMGVLFGGYYAYSLLLQYAHLSQTTAIIAAVIIGIILGSLSYFIYNFGIFLTGAIFGICVAIMLMTLFGIPISSTLPTVIIIVLAVCAGFLTLAYRRVCIILSTAFTGAVGLVLYGGYTIMNFSWILSGGTLAALGGKVSAFYSSYRTTLIVAMAAFLLSGLIVQFVTGKKGRRK; this is encoded by the coding sequence ATGTCTGGAATTATCTTGCTTCTGTTTTTGGTTTTAACCAGTGTGCTCTGCATCACGCTTTGCTTTTTCGGCTACCGGCATATCCGCCTGCTCTTCACCTGCATGGGCGTGCTGTTCGGCGGGTATTATGCCTATTCTCTTCTGCTGCAATATGCGCATCTCTCCCAGACGACGGCCATCATCGCCGCTGTCATCATCGGCATCATTCTGGGCAGTTTATCCTATTTTATCTATAACTTCGGCATTTTCCTGACGGGCGCCATTTTCGGCATTTGCGTCGCCATCATGCTCATGACACTTTTCGGCATTCCCATCAGCAGTACGCTGCCCACAGTTATCATCATCGTGCTGGCCGTCTGCGCGGGGTTTCTCACGCTGGCCTACCGGCGCGTCTGCATCATTCTCTCCACCGCCTTCACCGGCGCCGTTGGTCTGGTGCTGTACGGCGGCTATACCATCATGAACTTTAGCTGGATTCTCTCGGGCGGCACGCTGGCCGCTCTTGGCGGAAAAGTCTCGGCTTTCTACAGCTCCTACCGCACGACGCTGATCGTCGCCATGGCTGCCTTCCTTTTATCCGGCCTGATCGTGCAGTTTGTTACGGGCAAAAAAGGCCGCAGGAAATAG